One stretch of Canis lupus familiaris isolate Mischka breed German Shepherd unplaced genomic scaffold, alternate assembly UU_Cfam_GSD_1.0 chrUn_S1829H2026, whole genome shotgun sequence DNA includes these proteins:
- the LOC119878691 gene encoding protein FAM90A1-like, producing MVAHQAQLGPDRPLRAQKGKRPQTAGLALRVPRPEEEDPRVNCRDCEAFEYKASSTRCPKKHWGPTLVPVALGSRRLKEKVEPWSERDQRDQAGLLNQAEREKASSRAEEGPAPQVPQETPGGAEAHLEGRHRIL from the exons ATGGTGGCCCATCAGGCTCAGCTTGGGCCTGACAGACCCTTGAGAGCCCAGAAAGGCAAGAGGCCACAGACAGCAGGACTGGCCCTCAGAGTTCCCAGACCGGAGGAGGAGGATCCCAGG GTAAACTGCAGGGACTGTGAAGCCTTTGAATACAAGGCATCAAGCACCAGATGTCCCAAAAAACACTGGGGTCCGACCCTCGTTCCCGTGGCCTTGGGCTCCAGGAGGCTGAAAGAGAAAGTGGAGCCGTGGAGTGAGCGGGACCAGCGGGACCAGGCTGGGCTGTTGAACCAAGCTGAGAGGGAGAAG GCAAGTAGCCGAGCAGAGGAAGGCCCTGCTCCACAGGTTCCCCAGGAGACCCCGGGAGGGGCAGAAGCGCACCTGGAAGGAAGACACAGAATCTTGTGA